One Chromatiales bacterium genomic window carries:
- the flhF gene encoding flagellar biosynthesis protein FlhF, which yields MKIKRFFAQDMRQAIRLVREEHGPDAVILSTRRAEGGIEIISAIDFDQDTVHAMAGVAPEPAPAPWEFSLDDADDRLPAMAGARADDAPTSLAELTARREAAPARVDAPARPEKEVVWSQDPAIVAMRQELESMRGLLQDQLSQLAWGDYARKHPLKAQLLRRLSRLGLATPLAREVAEGLAGVSDPDEAWQLALAQLVRRTPVTDDTLLAHGGVVALVGPTGVGKTTTIAKLAARFVQRHGRGHVALVSTDSYRIGAQKQLMTFGQILGVETHNVNSPEELDGVLRRLAGKKLVLIDTAGMSQRDVRLAQQFGSIAANPLIRTYLVMSANTERAVMEETVAAFRQVRVDGMVITKIDEAVTLGASLSVAIGNGLPIAYVSDGQRVPEDLHPARADRLVKRAVHLTQVHRKAEALRAGRDATQDLGKNANKNTNNRRNGAHARI from the coding sequence ATGAAGATCAAGCGATTCTTCGCACAGGACATGCGGCAGGCCATCCGGCTGGTGCGCGAGGAGCACGGCCCGGATGCGGTGATCCTGTCCACGCGGCGTGCCGAAGGGGGCATCGAGATCATCTCCGCCATCGATTTCGACCAGGACACGGTGCATGCCATGGCGGGCGTGGCACCCGAGCCGGCACCCGCGCCCTGGGAATTCAGCCTGGACGACGCGGACGATCGGCTGCCGGCGATGGCGGGTGCCCGCGCGGACGACGCGCCCACCAGCCTGGCCGAACTCACCGCCCGCCGCGAGGCCGCGCCGGCCCGTGTCGATGCGCCCGCACGGCCCGAAAAGGAAGTGGTCTGGTCGCAGGACCCGGCCATCGTCGCCATGCGCCAGGAGCTCGAATCCATGCGCGGCCTGCTGCAGGACCAGCTCTCGCAGCTCGCCTGGGGCGACTACGCCCGCAAGCACCCGCTCAAGGCCCAGCTGCTGCGTCGTCTGAGCCGCCTGGGGCTGGCCACGCCGCTGGCGCGCGAGGTGGCCGAGGGTCTGGCCGGCGTGTCCGATCCGGACGAGGCCTGGCAGCTCGCCCTGGCGCAGCTGGTGCGCAGGACCCCGGTCACCGACGACACCCTGCTGGCGCACGGTGGCGTGGTGGCCCTGGTCGGCCCCACCGGCGTGGGCAAGACCACCACCATCGCCAAGCTGGCCGCCCGCTTCGTGCAGCGCCACGGCCGCGGCCACGTCGCCCTGGTGAGCACCGACAGCTACCGCATCGGCGCGCAGAAGCAGCTCATGACCTTCGGCCAGATCCTCGGCGTGGAGACGCATAACGTAAACTCCCCCGAGGAGCTCGACGGCGTGCTGCGCCGGCTGGCCGGCAAGAAGCTGGTGCTGATCGACACCGCCGGCATGAGCCAGCGCGACGTGCGCCTGGCCCAGCAGTTCGGCTCCATCGCGGCCAACCCGCTGATCCGCACCTACCTCGTCATGTCCGCCAATACCGAGCGGGCGGTGATGGAGGAGACGGTGGCGGCCTTCCGCCAGGTGCGCGTCGACGGCATGGTCATCACCAAGATCGACGAGGCGGTGACCCTGGGCGCCTCGCTGTCGGTGGCCATCGGCAACGGCCTGCCCATCGCCTATGTGAGCGACGGCCAGCGCGTGCCCGAGGACCTGCATCCGGCGCGCGCCGACCGCCTGGTCAAGCGTGCCGTGCACCTGACCCAGGTGCATCGCAAGGCCGAGGCGCTGCGTGCCGGCCGCGACGCGACCCAGGACCTGGGCAAGAACGCGAACAAGAACACGAACAACCGGAGGAACGGCGCCCATGCCCGTATCTGA
- a CDS encoding MinD/ParA family protein: MVAPKPVRVIAVASGKGGVGKTNVSVNLAVAMAASGQQVMLMDADLAMANVDVLLGLRPEGNLSHVIDGKLTLEEVLVEGPEGLLIVPASSGVSRLAQLTPAEHAGLIRAFSELSVPLDTLVIDTAAGVSDSVVSFTHAAQEVIVVVCDEPASITDAYALIKVLSREHGVNRFQILANMAASDDEGRNLYRKIATVCDRYLDVTLHFLGTIPQDEYLRKAVQKQAPVVQAYPGSRSAKAFKAIAGKADKWPPPTGMSGKLEFFVERLINPQYGG; encoded by the coding sequence ATGGTGGCCCCCAAACCCGTCCGCGTGATCGCCGTCGCCAGCGGCAAGGGCGGGGTGGGCAAGACCAACGTCTCGGTGAACCTCGCCGTGGCCATGGCCGCCAGCGGGCAGCAGGTCATGCTGATGGACGCCGACCTGGCCATGGCCAACGTCGACGTGCTGCTGGGCCTGCGCCCGGAGGGCAACCTCTCGCACGTCATCGACGGCAAGCTCACCCTGGAGGAGGTGCTGGTCGAGGGGCCCGAAGGGCTGCTGATCGTGCCAGCCTCCTCGGGCGTCTCGCGCCTGGCCCAGCTCACGCCGGCCGAGCACGCGGGGCTGATCCGTGCCTTCAGCGAGCTCAGCGTGCCGCTGGACACCCTCGTCATCGACACCGCCGCGGGCGTCTCCGACAGCGTGGTGAGCTTCACCCACGCCGCCCAGGAGGTGATCGTGGTGGTCTGCGACGAGCCGGCCTCCATCACGGATGCCTACGCCCTGATCAAGGTGCTGAGCCGCGAGCATGGCGTGAATCGCTTCCAGATCCTGGCCAATATGGCGGCCTCGGACGACGAGGGTCGTAATCTTTATCGCAAGATCGCGACCGTTTGCGACCGTTATCTGGATGTAACCTTGCATTTTCTCGGCACGATCCCGCAGGATGAATACCTGCGCAAGGCCGTGCAGAAGCAGGCGCCGGTGGTGCAGGCCTATCCGGGCAGTCGCTCGGCCAAGGCCTTCAAGGCCATCGCCGGCAAGGCCGACAAGTGGCCGCCGCCCACGGGCATGAGCGGCAAGCTGGAATTCTTCGTGGAACGTCTGATCAACCCGCAATACGGCGGGTGA